The Papaver somniferum cultivar HN1 chromosome 3, ASM357369v1, whole genome shotgun sequence genome includes a region encoding these proteins:
- the LOC113356602 gene encoding CSC1-like protein RXW8 — protein sequence MFISALLTSAGINIAVCVVLLSLYSILRKQPGNIGVYFGRKLIQEHLKRTDPFWFERFVPSPRWIATAWSTSEDEILAIGGLDAVAFLRLLVFSIRIFSVAAIICTFLVLPLNYYGQQMIHKQIPSESLDVFTITNVQEGSKWLWVHCLALYIISFAACILLYFEYKSLARMRLAQIAKDPANPSHFAKAPPNSSHFGEAASPNPSHFTVLVRSIPWLPGKTYSDTVTDFFTNYYASSYLSHQMVYRSGTVQKLMSDAEKVYKGISHFASASIDLSCQPSFVRCGLCGGTAHSFKMLSRNESIIIEENKPGLAHLDSTRSREECAAALVFFKTRYAAFVVSKVLQSSNPMIWVTDLAPEPQDVYWSNLCIPYRQLWIRKILTLLATTVFMFLFLVPVTLVQGLSQLDKLQQTFGFLKGLLETRYVRQLVTGYLPSVILMLFLYSVPPLMMLFSAMEGSISRSARKKSACIKVLYFTIWNVFFVNVFSGSVISQIHVITSVKDIPTQLAKAVPQQATFFITYVLTSGWASICTEIVQPFGLLCNIFYKFKQQTRNIHHPDCALSFPYHTEVPRVLLFGLLGFTSAILEPLILPFLLVYFFIAYIVYRNQFLNVYFAKYETGGQYWPIVHNATIFSLVLAQIIALGVFGLKKSTVASGFTIPLVILTLLFNEYCRKRFSPIFKNFTAQDLIEMDRRDEQSGVMEEFHEQLNTKYCQFSLSDEIAKVEESTHSTKSHSLDEDKEVRQGLGYPTLGSLNLNGMQQVVTWLSMLSFHERRSQHQTPK from the exons ATGTTTATCTCTGCTCTTTTAACTTCTGCGGGCATCAACATAGCTGTATGTGTAGTCCTCCTGTCACTTTATTCTATATTGAGAAAACAACCTGGAAATATTGGTGTCTACTTCGGGCGAAAACTCATTCAAGAGCACCTCAAACGTACTGACCCCttctggtttgaaagatttgttcCTTCCCCGAGATGGATAGCAACGGCTTGGTCTACATCTGAAGATGAAATTTTGGCTATTGGTGGCCTAGATGCCGTCGCTTTCCTTAGACTACTTGTTTTCAG CATAAGGATCTTCTCTGTTGCAGCTATTATTTGCACGTTTCTTGTGCTTCCATTGAATTACTATGGGCAACAGATGATACACAAGCAAATACCATCAGAGTCACTGGATGTGTTTACCATTACAAACGTTCAAGAAGGATCAAAATG GCTCTGGGTTCACTGTCTCGCGTTATATATCATATCCTTTGCAGCCTGCATccttctttacttt GAGTACAAGAGCCTTGCTAGAATGAGACTTGCACAGATTGCTAAAGATCCTGCAAACCCTAGTCATTTTGCTAAAGCTCCTCCAAACTCTAGTCATTTTGGTGAAGCTGCTTCGCCGAACCCTAGTCATTTTACAGTTCTTGTTCGCTCCATTCCATGGTTACCAGGAAAAACATACAGTGACACTGTAACAGActttttcacaaactattatgCATCCAGCTACTTATCACACCAGATGGTTTATCGGTCTGGAACAGTACAAAAACTGATG AGTGATGCAGAAAAGGTATACAAGGGAATATCACACTTTGCATCTGCTTCTATAGATCTGAGTTGTCAACCGAGTTTTGTGAGATGTGGTCTTTGTGGTGGAACAGCACACTCTTTCAAGATGCTCTCTAGAAATGAGAGTATCATCATCGAGGAGAACAAACCTGGCCTTGCCCACTTAGACTCAACAAGGAGCCGTGAG GAATGCGCTGCTGCCTTAGTGTTTTTCAAAACGCGCTATGCTGCTTTTGTTGtttccaaggttctgcaatcATCAAATCCGATGATTTGGGTCACTGATTTGGCTCCAGAACCACAAGATGTTTATTGGTCGAATCTTTGTATCCCGTACAGGCAGTTATGGATTCGCAAGATCTTAACTCTTCTAGCCACTACAgtgttcatgttcttgtttctTGTTCCTGTGACTCTCGTCCAAGGTCTTTCTCAGCTAGACAAGTTACAACAAACCTTCGGATTTCTGAAGGGCTTACTGGAAAC GAGATACGTAAGGCAATTGGTGACAGGTTACCTACCAAGTGTCATATTGATGTTATTTTTGTATAGTGTACCTCCATTGATGATGCTGTTTTCAGCTATGGAAGGTTCTATATCTCGAAGTGCACGGAAAAAGAGTGCGTGTATCAAGGTTTTGTACTTCACAATCTGGAATGtcttctttgttaatgttttttcTGGTTCTGTCATCAGCCAGATACATGTGATTACTAGCGTAAAAGACATTCCTACCCAATTAGCAAAAGCCGTACCACAGCAG GCTACTTTTTTCATCACCTATGTTCTGACATCTGGTTGGGCCAGTATATGCACTGAAATCGTGCAGCCTTTTGGTCTTCTGTGCAATATTTTCTATAAATTCAAACAGCAGACGAGAAATATTCATCATCCTGACTGCGCTCTATCTTTTCCATACCATACTGAAGTACCCAGGGTTCTCCTTTTTGGGCTCCTTGGTTTCACCTCTGCCATCTTGGAACCCTTAATATTGCCTTTCTTGCTGGTTTACTTCTTTATTGCTTACATTGTGTATAGGAATCAG TTTCTCAACGTGTATTTTGCAAAGTACGAGACGGGGGGACAATATTGGCCTATCGTGCACAACGCTACGATCTTCTCACTGGTATTGGCACAAATAATAGCTCTGGGAGTTTTTGGTCTAAAGAAATCTACAGTGGCGTCAGGTTTCACCATTCCACTCGTCATACTGACTCTGCTCTTCAACGAGTATTGCAGAAAGCGGTTTAGTCCCATATTTAAGAATTTCACAGCACAG GATCTGATAGAGATGGATAGACGAGATGAACAGTCTGGAGTGATGGAAGAGTTCCATGAACAACTGAACACGAAATATTGTCAATTCTCACTTAGTGACGAGATTGCTAAAGTGGAAGAGTCTACTCATTCAACTAAATCACATTCTTTGGACGAAGACAAGGAAGTCAGGCAAGGTTTGGGATACCCAACCCTTGGAAGTCTTAATTTGAATGGAATGCAACAAGTAGTTACCTGGCTTTCTATGCTTAGTTTTCATGAGAGGAGGAGCCAACACCAAACACCCAAGTAG
- the LOC113359673 gene encoding uncharacterized protein LOC113359673, with translation MTRRGIEENPDQIRAITEMPFPRTNKEVQNLPGRLATLNGFISRSSDRFKPFFDVLKKAVNFGWTDESENAFNEIKQYLSTPSVLVSPKTGQLIGVYLAATENVVSAVLFITDLHEKHVYFISKSLTGAETRYKKIEKITLALLHASRRLKPYFQGRKIIVYSEYPLKRILERADDSSRLAIWSNFLGAYRRRREPATDQTGGESAMEVDTPEPLWTVFTDGSSNVGGDGVGCVILTPEGSRIEKATKLGFHASNNEAEYEAAIIGLNAVKQLDAKNVKLVTDSMLVVNQFLGTYRTKEERMALYLDHMRELANEFDQFSIGQRPRLENRHVDALAYLSSAVETDTTRFVVVDFQELPNISDSHLVLDLEHASGGERATTSA, from the exons ATGACGCGCAGAGGAATTGAGGAGAATCCGGATCAAATCAGAGCCATCACAGAGATGCCATTCCCAAGAACGAATAAGGAGGTCCAGAATCTACCAGGTCGATTAGCAACTTTAAATGGTTTCATTTCACGCTCGTCAGATCGATTCAAACCAttctttgatgttttgaagaaagCAGTGAATTTTGGTTGGACAGATGAGAGCGAGAATGCTTTCAATGAGATCAAGCAGTATCTGTCAACTCCTTCAGTTTTGGTGAGTCCAAAAACTGGACAACTGATCGGAGTTTATTTGGCTGCAACGGAGAACGTTGTAAGTGCAGTGCTGTTTATTACGGATCTACATGAAAAGCATGTTTACTTCATCAGCAAATCTTTGACAGGGGCGGAAACACGTTACAAGAAAATTGAGAAGATAACACTTGCACTGTTGCACGCATCTCGTCGCCTCAAGCCTTATTTCCAAGGAAGGAAGATCATAGTCTACTCGGAATACCCGCTGAAGAGAATCCTGGAACGTGCTGATGATTCCAGCCGACTAGCCATATGGTCAAATTTTCTGGGGGC TTACCGAAGAAGAAGAGAGCCAGCCACCGATCAGACTGGGGGCGAGTCCGCAATGGAGGTCGATACACCTGAACCTTTATGGACTGTATTTACTGATGGGTCCTCAAATGTTGGTGGAGATGGAGTTGGATGTGTCATCCTTACTCCTGAAGGTTCGAGGATCGAGAAAGCGACCAAGCTTGGTTTTCATGCATCAAACAATGAAGCTGAATATGAAGCTGCAATTATCGGTTTAAATGCTGTCAAACAGTTAGATGCGAAGAACGTGAAGCTGGTGACTGATTCCATGCTAGTAGTCAACCAGTTTCTGGGGACCTATAGAACCAAGGAAGAGAGGATGGCCTTGTATTTAGATCATATGAGAGAGCTGGCAAATGAGTTTGACCAATTCTCTATTGGTCAGCGACCGCGGTTGGAAAATAGGCACGTGGATGCTTTAGCATATCTTTCTTCCGCAGTCGAAACTGATACCACCCGTTTCGTTGTGGTAGATTTCCAAGAGTTACCTAACATCTCCGACAGCCACCTTGTTCTGGATCTCGAACACGCTAGTGGGGGAGAGAGGGCAACTACATCAGCATAG
- the LOC113359672 gene encoding uncharacterized protein LOC113359672 — protein sequence METGYQKYHDMKLTPLNIHLSDLYKKISKDLSPPHPFPAETRDKRDRSKYCKFHKDHGQKTENCRALKIEVQRMIDAGKLQEYVKKDFGKGSGQFCATHVINAHVINVSHARIHSMTRRASEDETRRKLRQLKEWYLTNHIDFVSGNGAETRELGCIKNEFSPSNLIGVYSPHNDVIVIIAWIDMFRVHWILLDTGSSVSVLFSGAYSSMNLPHDLIEEDENPIIGFSGEVTKAKGKVK from the coding sequence ATGGAAACGGGATATCAGAAATACCATGATATGAAACTGACACCATTGAACATACATCTTTCAGATTTGTACAAGAAAATCAGCAAGGATTTGAGCCCCCCTCATCCTTTTCCAGCAGAGACACGTGATAAACGTGATAGGAGCAAATACTGCAAGTTCCATAAAGACCATGGTCAAAAGACCGAGAATTGTCGCGCTTTAAAGATCGAGGTCCAGCGAATGATCGATGCTGGAAAGCTGCAAGAGTACGTGAAAAAGGATTTCGGGAAAGGTTCTGGACAATTTTGCGCAACACATGTGATTAACGCACATGTGATTAACGTCAGTCACGCTAGGATCCATTCAATGACCAGGAGGGCATCGGAAGATGAAACCAGGAGAAAACTCAGGCAGTTAAAAGAATGGTACTTGACAAATCATATCGATTTTGTCAGTGGAAATGGAGCAGAAACTCGGGAGCTTGGATGCATAAAGAACGAGTTCTCTCCATCAAACTTGATAGGTGTATATTCTCCCCACAATGATGTTATCGTTATAATTGCTTGGATTGACATGTTTCGTGTTCACTGGATTCTATTGGATACAGGAAGCTCAGTGAGCGTGTTGTTTTCAGGAGCATATTCCTCTATGAATCTCCCACACGACTTGATCGAAGAGGATGAAAATCCAATTATCGGTTTCAGTGGCGAAGTTACGAAGGCAAAAGGAAAAGtgaagtga